ttggaggtgtcatacttAATGAAACATTGGGAGCGGCGGCAGCggatctggctctggtgattggaggtgtaacacctgaaggagcattttccgcggcagaggctctggctctggtaatcgaGGGTGTAACACATGAAGGAACATTCTCCATGTTGCTGGTGTTGATAGGTGGCGTATTAACACCACTGGAAAGAACGTTAACGCCGGGGATAATTTCAGCgccagtgttctcagggtttgttgctgatccggacctgagttttaccatcttgagatcgggattgaaagaTAGAATcgggaattgagaaattgatattgtaaccgagagattaatctcctactgtggtcgccaattgtttgagggtgaaaacatttTCTGtggattttggtaaattcgtgtgtgtgaatgaaaaacgagtctaaaccctaaacaatgtactgcacgggagtacttttgattcgagagatcaatctgtataaatctggcctaaaccaagaaatggtcgttcaagatttgcttcggtcacaaagtgaaggagaagggttggttttagggagggaagcaaagagagtgttgagacccgaatagttgattctggatgtgtgggtgtttcgtgacttgtataagaaaattggactgcctagctgaatgaaaaagctatcaggtgatttctgaatattgtattgttctcctgaccaaaacttgtgtttggtggaaataagtgagacctatttatacaagtcgcaataaaacgtaccctggtctcgtaggaagtaaaaacggttgagtggtggaagaaaagagtaaagggtaacgcctggaattgatgtttccataatgaaggatacgtttcaccattacttcttgccattactaaccgcctcgcttcatgatactttcttgtaacgggcgtatcgcatgccgcatgctgtaaaccgccaaaccaataccctgatgagtatcccccagtttgtgacatgttttgatgtctcgagtgttttcgtgtaaAACATGTAACACTTTTCTACGTGCGTtaagttgaaattgagaggcttgtcgcaggtaaatagcatgtgatgctattaggctcataTCGGttggtctcctaaaacttgccatAAGCTTGtcggcttggtggcgaacttcgatggctgagatcgcatcttatgaaataagggtatccgttgattgtggctaccttgtgttggcgcctgaagatagcgcaatggcgttttggtgcacgccagtggcaatgcggcatggctggcatggctcgtgcatgccagtggcacgatggtgcaagtggcgcctgggtAGCCATGGCCAATAGTTTTTAGGCGGTCTCCTGAAAGTTcccacaagtctgtcagctcagtagcgaacttggatggctgagattgcatctcatgaggaaggatagtcgttcattatggctaccttccgtcaGTGTTTGGCagttttgtctaaattagggtttagcatgctgaaaccctaattagcatgtacagcatgccgattggcatgtgcgtgtggcatgcgcaCTAAGAGATTTTGGCATGcttcttggcatgtttggcatgccgattggcatgtgcgtctgccATGCGCGCtcggcgagtttggcatgctgcttggatGTTTGGTATGCCGATTGGCAtttgcgtctggcatgcgcgctcGACGAGTTTGGCATACTGCTtggtatgtttggcatgccgattggcatgtgcgtctggcatgcgtgctcggcgagtttggcatgctgcttggtatGTTTGGCATGCTGATTGGCATGTGCGTATGGCATGTATGCTCGACGAGTTTgtcatgctgcttggcatgtgcgtctggcatgcgcgcttggcatgtttggcatgccgattggcatgtgcgtctggcatgcgcgctcggcgagtttggcatgctgcttggtatttttggcatgccgattgacatgtgcatctggcatgcgCGCTCAgcgagtttggcatgccgattggcatgttggcgcgggtttttgggaaaccaacttagtatggaaacctcttttaaggctgcgacgggtttggagcaacctaattggtcaatgaaatagggggccgaccaagcatgggcgtggctctCCTTTTAGTGTGCGTGGAGACTTTAGAAAGACCTGATTgatcgatgggaagtggggccgacaagctagggcgtggccacacttccagtgcactgTGGCGAATTTAATTGCCTAGTTTGTCTAAGCATAGTTTCAACCAAGGGGTCTAGTGTGCtgtgcggggcgcgaaaccctaatttttgcaagttagtcgggtttatgagttttttgtgagttatcataataattggatggattttgtatgctaccacaaaaatccttatttacagaatgcagtgtgctttccgtctgagcattttgtgcaatgaccttaattttggtacttggaggtccatgctactctgctgcgagcgaacacaaatccgtcatgccataccgatattaagggttctgccggggaacatagcacatgaaagtactcagtgagtcttgtattggtgaGGTGCCGGAATTTACAGAGCGTTTggaatggttgctacattcgccagtttggataaatttcatgtaaatatattgaatgctcaataaatatgctggtggagaggttagcactcacgacaccgtttccttgcagagtgacgtcagatgcaaggttttacgatttttaccctaagctaaaaaccaccatcaacaccttcgtcaaaaatccaccatcaacatgaaGATAACATTTAGATCACCTAGGACAATTCAAGGCGTGTACATGTTTGTTCCCATTTTATTCACAACATTCCAAGATTCCTCTTTTCTCTTATTCTTATAAGAGATACCATAAATACAGGTAAGCGTCCACAAAGATTTGGTCTTTTCATTCCAAATTTCACAGTTTATCTGGTTATCACCCTGACACAGGACATTTAATCTAACAAATTTATCCCAGGCTATAACTAGACCTCCAGGAATTCCCACTGgattttaacagaaaaaattataGAAAAGGGAGTTATGCAGAGTATCTTCAACAAAAGCATGATGTTGTTTAGTTTCAGACAATAAAATGATGTTAGGTTCGTTGGTGTTAAAGATTTTACCTAATTGTTTCCTGGTATTTCTAGGACCAAGGCTTTGCTGTTCCAAGATAGGATTTTAACAAACAGCCAAAAGCATGACACCTCTGAATACTGGAAAATTATGATATTGTGGTTTATATTTTCACATTGACTATAAGAGTTCCTCTAGTAAACATGTTATTAGAGTTCATGCAAGATAAACAAGGGAATAAAgagtagagaaaaaaaaaacctggTTGAGCATGACCTGCTGCGCTTCAACTGGTGATTCTCCTTCAGCCACGGGAAAAACAACCTCCCTGGCAAGTAAGCTTGTTCCCCTCTAAAGACAATTTGGACTTGAATTTCTTAAGGGTTTTGAGCCTTTAGATTTAATTAGGGTTCCTTTGAAAGAGGCTTTGTTGAAAACAACACCATTGAGCTTAGAAAGGAGATCTGAACTAGATTTTCCAGAGTCAATTTCCATTGACTTTTCCCTTTTTCCTTTCAGGCGATCAACTTCAGAGcatatattttcttcttcctttgatATAAGTGATTGGATTTTGAGTTTTTTCTAGGGTTTCTCCTACCGAAACTTTTCTGGTCCATGTTCTAGTTTTTCTTGAAAGGGTTTTTGAGCTGCTTTATGTTACTGATGGAATTGTAAAGAGGAGTAGGACCAAAACTAGGTGGAAAATTAAGATCCTCTGGAGAAAAAGTTAAAGAGGAAGGATCCCTTCATACTTTTAatctcacactatctcacacgttagATATGATTATTGCAATTAAAATCAAACCGTTATGGATTTGaaactaatattttggggatatgttcctCCTACCAAGTTCTACATACCTACAGAAAATGAGTACATTCCTAAACGTATAACACTACCATCTACTGCTTTAAAAATAAGCAGTTGAGAATCAACGGATTTTCAGCCATTGAAATTAAGACCGGTTGATTGTCAGGTTTTATATTTcagaatgtgctcatttttggtaggcatgtgtaacttggtaagaggaacacatccccaaaatattagcatcaaatccgttatggtttggtttttacgtccaacgtgtgagatagtgtgagaatATAAGCGTGAGGGGATCCCTCCtcaaagataaaatagaaaagGGGTTTTCAGATGAAGAAATGTTTCTGTTTGACACCGACTGGTTGGGAGAATTTGAGATAACGTTAGAACTGTTTTTTGGGCACTACTCCATTTTGGAGGAGGACTACTATTTGATAATAATATCACCCTATcgttataagggatgtcctaaaatgtggaaatgactaacctacccttaacctaatttaatttaaaacaaacctaataaccacctatatatacatgtatataaccaccaccgccgccgcccaccaccaccgaccatcaCCTACCAcctctgattaccaccaccacctctatatgtatagcttaatttaaatcattaacaaagataatctcacaaacccattacttatcattcatttttggttgaaaaaatgagaagtaatcatcaaaatgagttgcaaatggaagttgcagagagaagttcagctaggaattatgtgaaaaactttgtcgaacaagccgaactcaactttaatggatttttttttccagagaaaagttcggttaccttgcaaaaaaaaaatgtctcagcCGAACCTTTAGTTTAGTTACATTGCAAAAATTTtagttacgtcgcaaaaaaatcGGTTACGTCACAAAAAGTTCAGTAGTGTCACAAAAATTTCGgtacgtcgcaaaaagttcgatTACGTcgtaatttttttctcctaaccgaacttttctctgaaaaacctatatattgagttcggttacgttgcAATTCTTTTTACTAGCCGAActcttagttcggttacgtcgcaattttcttctcctaatagaacttttctctgaaagaaaaaactccattaaagttgagttcatctacctgtgttttcagaaacattagccgaactacacttgcagatgagttcggctacctgttcttcagatgtcgTAGTCGAAATTTTTTAAAcaaaccgaaatcaatttgtaaattgttcatttttaggatTGTTTTGGCCAATTTAAGCAccgttaactaaatttgaagtatccgtgagtacccaaaacatcatactcttgttgtgTCTCTTAAAGAAACATatctaactttttttcttcccaaaccctcatcttcattatcatcttcatcttcttcttctccttctcaataattcttcttttgaaaaaatcaacttattaatttaatctcatcaattaactcactaatcattacactaacttaattagaaagggtaattttggtactaaaataaatatatggataaggCTGACTTAAATTTACTTCAAATATCCATCCAAAAAAGATATAGTAGTCCCCCTCCAAAACGGAGTAGTGCCCAAAAAACGGTTCCAACGTTAGTGTTTCTAGATGGGCCAGCTCCCAAAATCTAGTTAATTGGGCCTCATggtgggaaaattaggcgcatgcccaaaaaaaataatattctcattgtcaggcccacaattaattttaggtaccatgacacccataattatttccgtgacacccataattatataaaattattaaaaatgtctgcatgatggattatgcatctgcatgacgggttatgcatcaggggtataattggcaacgcaacttggatataacatatctaaaaatccgcgtcttggaattttacaaattttatatcattgaaaatatttttaagagagctacgcaacgagtgaaaacaagaatatcaaaattttgtttttcacgaaaatatcggaggtgatcatcattttaggcaaaattttcgaaaacttgatacataaccattatgcagccaccgaaaaagatgcataacacattctgcagacacataacgaattatgcaaccattttctccactgcataacaaattatgcatctataacaagttatgtagccattgtattagtgtgtacataaaaagttgatgcataatgcattatgcatctattttctcgaagcataaaagattgtgcaacaattttcccgatgcattatgcagccatattttcgagtgcataacaggttatgcatttattttcgtgactgcataacatgtaatGCATATATTAtcgtaggtgcatgacaagttatgcaacagtctttgtttttgttggttttaatagtgacaaaaaagtttctgcataacgtgttatgcaacagTTTTCAGGACCGCATAACAATTTATGCaccaaattttgtagatgcatgataggttatgcatccattttcacgactacataacatgttacgcagacattttctcgactgcatgacatgttatgcagtcataacaacatcatcatcatctttcttGTTGCAATATCtcccatacaaaccaaaatagcaTAAACACCCAATTTCAGTTCATTGTTGTTGAACTTCCGACAACAATCCGTATGAAACCAGCTAAAAATGATCTTTCCCTAACTCCCATACAAGACATCTCCATTAGCATGATACAATTGAGGATTAATGGTCGATATATGATGCAACATGATTAATGGTCCATTAGAAAGTAAAAGAGTCGCAACAATGAATTCCAAATGTAAACTCACGTTATAAGAAGACAAAACTACACATTACATTCAAAAATAACATTATGTACTTTTGGAATGCCGCATCATTGAGTTATAACAAGGAGCGATGCAGCATTCGTAAATATGATATGAAACTGAAGGATACCTCACTCCATTCACATGTTTCTGGTGTCACAAAGGAATGATCTAGTGAATTTTTTTCGCAACTACACATTAAACGTTTCTAGAATTTCTCGTGGCGACGGAAGTACTAGAGTGTAGTTGTACTGAAAAAATGACACAATAACATGTACCGAAAAGATCAACTAGAAAGCCACAAGAATCAAAAATGCAAAACACCGATAATCAATCGAATCCAGACTTGTCAAAAATGAAAATCTCCATAATTACTAAAGTATATGTATAACCAAGTATCTTACTGGTTGATTGATTTCTTCCACCAGCTTCGAAAAGAGATCTACCACGTTCTGTAGGACATACATGGAAACAAAACTATGATCACCATAATATGAATGAGCTACCCAATTAAACAAATTAGTTTTAGCTTATATGCCAGAACTGACACCAACCTCTGGATATAGCACACATGACAAGACATTTATCGAGTAATCTTTCGGAGTGATCCCTTTTTTCATCTGCACCATGGTAAAGCAAGAAAAAAATGATGACTGAATAGAATTTCAAGATACGAATATCATTAGAAGAGATGTATACTAGAGATACTGTTTGTTCATATGAGCTAATCTATTGGAGTTGATAGTTTCTTCAAGGTTTTTGCAAaggtttgtgaataattgttCAAGTAGCTCCCGCTCCGCGGACTGATAAATCTGAGTAAATGtcacaaataataataatttagctACTTGGTTCAATTCCTTGACCTTCTGATTAACCTCGTCTCGAGCTTCATATACTAAATTaaaattcgaagaagaagaagaattagtaATTTGTTCAGATGTAgtgggaaaagaaaaggaaaattcaGACTTAAGGAAAATTCGAAAACGCCATCTCCATTAGCATCTAAAACCAAACCAATTTCAGTTCAAATGAACCCCCAATTATTGTTGTCAATCACTGCAATTATCTCCATTTCTTCCCTATCAGTTCTCCTTATTTCAGGGAGTAGCAATACCTTCCTTCCCCGAGTCTTCTCGCTGAAATCAACGGAAGCAGTCAGCTCCATCATCAAATCAAAGATAACCAATTAAGCAAGCACCCATTTCAGCAATCGAGAGCATCCTCCAAATCAAGTACAAGAACCTCACAGTACAAATTTAACATAAACCCATGTGAACAAACTCATCAATCGAGTCTTCTTTCTCTCAAGAACAACTCCCGTTGAGATATAAACACCACTAATCACTTCCTTCACTTCACTGTTATAAATCAAATCCGAGATACACTCATCAGTCCTTAACTTGAGTTCTAATTCACTTCCAACCCTTTCTTAATCCTTCAAAATCTTTAATAACGATTGAATCTTCAGATTTGTTGATTACGATTGAATCTTCAGATTCaactttgataaaaaaaattatcgaTTCTTCTTCGTCTGGAAATCAAAGATTGATATGGTGATCAAGCTGTCTATATCAAGAGAAGAGCATAGATATGAGATCTGAGATGAATCAGGGTGATTTTAGTAGtttggaaagaagaaaaatgaaaataaaatttctcaaaattatggATCTGTGCATAATTCTATCATCGAGAATGGGTGTGCACCCGGAGATTTCTGGACATGGATTTCACAGTGggaaaaatctgaaaaatggatTTGTCTTTAGTTTTCACTTTGGATAGTTAGGATTAACCCAATCGTTGGAGGGTTGAGATTGGACATTTGATAGAGGCTGACCAAAACCTGGAAAACTACCGCTGCTAGTTTCCTAACACGTTGTGACACCTTGTTTGACGCAGCATCGTGTGCTACACAGTCTACGCCAATAATTTGCACCTCCCTAGAAAACCAACTTCCGGGCATACCTTCCAACAAAGTATTCgtaatgatgaaaattactacTGTTGTCAAGTTTGCGTGAAGTTACAAAGCTTCGTAACGGTTTGACACACATTATATTTTGTGTTTTGAAATTCACCGAGTACAAATGCAGCAAAATACGAAATACAACTGGCGTTTTGGTGCAATTACAAAGCTTTTGTTTTACTACAATTTAGCGGGAATAAAATCAAGTTATCAAGCCACCGTATCCTCCTCCACTTTGGTGGTAAAGTAGGAATAACACCAAGCGTGGGCCTAGAGCTTTCATCTAAGCAGTCGATCGAATATAGTGATCCGTTGGTTTGTATACCCAGATGTAACAAACATGAAATCAAATGATAATTGGAACTACAGTTTGGTTCTAAAACCTCTAGACAGGAGCTGAGCATAAAGAAGATGATTCCACGTATCTGGAACTCCAGGGAGGCACCAATGGCTGCAATCTTGTTGGATATTATCAGGAATAGTGACATTTGTTGGCGGCGTGTTTATAGTGCCTCCGCTGTAATATTTTGATGGATGACCATCAACTCGAATGTTTGTTAGATACGTTATGTTTAAGTACTCCACAATATTTGatgatttctttttcttattgCTGTTAATTTCATCACATGTTTCTGAGATCATAATGTTATTCCATGGCTCAGTATTCGGCTCCCGTAGCTCGGAATCATCATTACTCTCTGGTGCAGTATGCATTTCGCACCTACCCCCTTTGTTCCATGTTCCTTCCCTGCATGTAGAAAATTCCAATGAGCATGCTAGGAAGTTTTGCGGAGACATCACCGATTTTGATCGATGAACTTAAGAAAGGCATCACAAAAGACCCCTATACAAGGTCACACTTCTACTTGCCTGAAATGACTAGGTGAATAACTtctaaagaagatatgagttttgGAAGGGTCCAATTTCTGAAGCACCCATCGTTTCCATGACTGCAGTGATCTTCTAAATGCTTCTTTAACATCCATCGTTATATTCACAGTTGAACCTTGTTGAAAGAAAACACCCCTGCATTCAgttcaacaaattaattaatttcatagattatatatatatatatataagagttAAATCCCATTTTTAAGTCAAGGGTATGAATAAAGCTGACCATACTTTTTTATAGTCTTATCGTCCGTCCACCAATGTCCAGCACTAAACACAAGAACATCTGCAGTAATCCATTTTCTGGAATCCGCATGAAGACTATCGACTCTAATGGTACTCTTAATCATTTTATTATCAGTGGAGGATAATGATGAATTCTTCGATGGCGACGGTGGATGACCCACGAAGACAACAAAAGGGTTTCTGTAGTATTCCACAGTGAGGTTGTAGCTACGAAATCTAAAAGAGAGAAACCCTTTGTGTTTGGTAATAGGGTTCCCGTTCTCCTCATAAATTTCGGTTGATGTCTGATTCATTGGGATTGATCTTGCTAGCATACACAGCATAGACTCCCATTGATTTCTGACTATCGAATCACCAACAAAAACTATACGCCCGTTTCGACTCCTTTCTAAAAGATCATTTGCATCAAACCTATATGTATATATATCATTTTGAAATGAGCAAGGCCAACGTATTAACAAAATTAAAACAAGCATTAAAAATACGTGATCATGATCCGTTATTCCCCTTACCTAGGGAGATTACAATCTTTCGGTTGCCAT
This portion of the Papaver somniferum cultivar HN1 chromosome 11, ASM357369v1, whole genome shotgun sequence genome encodes:
- the LOC113324837 gene encoding protein trichome birefringence-like 9, producing MTTIENTSSLMEEGINFQIFSNSKCDYTNGKWVRDNVTYTSEFYTENCLFLDQGFRCQGNGRKDNDFRNWRWQPKDCNLPRFDANDLLERSRNGRIVFVGDSIVRNQWESMLCMLARSIPMNQTSTEIYEENGNPITKHKGFLSFRFRSYNLTVEYYRNPFVVFVGHPPSPSKNSSLSSTDNKMIKSTIRVDSLHADSRKWITADVLVFSAGHWWTDDKTIKKGVFFQQGSTVNITMDVKEAFRRSLQSWKRWVLQKLDPSKTHIFFRSYSPSHFREGTWNKGGRCEMHTAPESNDDSELREPNTEPWNNIMISETCDEINSNKKKKSSNIVEYLNITYLTNIRVDGHPSKYYSGGTINTPPTNVTIPDNIQQDCSHWCLPGVPDTWNHLLYAQLLSRGFRTKL